A segment of the Bacillus pseudomycoides genome:
ATTCCCCTCTTTCTTTAACTGTTCCACCACTGGAATCGCTTTAGACAGTTGGCGACCAACTTTTGCGTCAATCTTAATATTAGGAAATGTATTTTTTAAATATGGGGCGATATCAATCATAATAGAATCACCTACAGCTGTAACTGTTTGATCATTATTAGTATGTACAGTAGCTTCTTGCTGTTCTTTATTTTGAGGTGGTTCCTCAGCAGGTTTTTCCCTAATTGCCACTGGGTGTTTCGGTTTTCCTTTTTGTTCCGTTTGCATTGCTTCTGCCTTATCCTTTTGAGATGTATCCTTCGCTTGACTAGCTGTTGATAACCCCAAAACAGCTATCGTAGAAATCAATAAAGCACCTACTACAGCTAACTTGCCACCTAATGCTATGTTTCTCATTCTCCAATTCTTGGAGCCAATATTTTTCAATGCCCCTTGTCTGATTGGGTTTTCAATAAACTTCCACGAAATTTGTGCAACAGCTATAATAAGTACAAATTGAAGAATTGCCCTTGTAAATGAAAACTCTCCAGCGTTCCCCCCTGAATTCGTCAATGTGATAATCGGATAATGCCAAAGATAGATTCCATACGATCGTACCCCCATCCAACGCAGTGGTCTAAATCGTAAAAATTGAGCAATTCGACTAGCTGGATGAGCAAGATTTGCTACTAACAAGGCAGTAGCCAGCGATAAAAGAACCATTCCCCCACGATATAGAAACGGATCATATTGATTCGTCTTCCAAAACATAACAAGAATAATGATAAGAGCAATTCCTCCAACTACGTCAAGAACGAGACGTGCCTTTGGAATAATTTTATTCGCAAGCCTACTGCTCGGCCAAATTAAGGCAAGTGCTGCTCCAATCAATAAGGAAAAAGCTCTCGTATCAGTGCCATAATAAATTCTACTTGGATCAGCTCCTGGTTCATATAGAATTGCCATTGCTAATGCAGACATAACTGCCCCTAAAATGATAAATAAAATAATACGTGATTTCTTTTTTATGTAATAAAATGCAAGGCTAATGATAAATGGCCAAATTACATAGAACTGTTCTTCAACAGCTAACGACCAAAAATGATTTAACGGAGAAAGTTGATTAAAACTCTCAAAGTATGATAACTTATGATAAATATACCACCAGTTACTGAAATACAATAAAGCTGCTAATGAATCCCCTCGCATCTTTCCTAGCAAAGAACTATGGAAAATAGTGATCCACGCTAACACAATTACAAGCATAACAAGCATTCCAGGAAGTAATCTCCTTGCCCTACGGATCCAGAAATTCTTTAAGTCAATTCTCTTATTTCTCTTCCATTCTATCGCCAGAATATCCGTGATTAAATAACCTGAAAGCACAAAGAATACAGTAACACCTAAAAATCCTCCAGGCATCCAATTAAAATTGATATGATATAAAATTACACCTAGTATAGCTAGGCCCCTTAGACTGTCCAATCCAACCATATAGCGACCATTTTTCTGTAATGGTTTGGGCATCTAGCAGTCACCCCCATGTTTTTCATCTAAAAATCCCGTCAATATTCACAATATACAACTCTATTAATTGTATAGCCAAAAAATATGAGCCCAATCAAAATATTACAAAACCTTTTAATAAATTCTCTCTTTTTTATGATTACATACACAGTAACTACGATTTTATCACGTTATCTAATGACATAAAATAGTTTCATGAATAAACTTTCTCTTACAAAATTAAAAAAAGAGATTACCCCATAAATTTCCTCTTAGGATAACCTCTTTTCTTATTAGCCGACACTTTGAACTCTACCAATTTGCTCATCTTGTAATCGCCCTTTAATTCCGTACGTATGCGTCTACGTTTTGATTAAAATATCTTTTTCAAGAAACGCTCGTTCTCTTTAACGAAAAAACAGAAAGTTCCGGCTTACTTAAAAACCGTACTGGCATTCTAGTAGTACCAATACCTCGATTCACATACAACTGTAATGGTTTACTCTTTCCTTCTAATGAATAAAGCCCTTCTACATATTTATTCGCTAGTAACGTGGTAATGATAGGGCCTATGAACGGAAGCTGTACTTGTCCACCATGACTATGACCTGATATTTGAAAATCTACTGGGTATTCCAATATTTGATCGACAGCATCAGGTTCATGTACTAACAGCAAGTTAAAATCCTTTACTCTAAGGTCCTGCAAGGTTGGCTGAATTTTTGGTTTTCCAAGTAAGAAATCATCAAGACCAGAAATAGTAATATACTCCCCATTCGTAGCTTTAATCTTTTTCGTTTCATTATTCAAAACCGCAAAGCCCGCCTTCTCCATATACTCTTTATATAAGTAACTACCCCCACCTCCTCGGTCATGATTGCCAAACACAGCATATTTTCCAAGGGGAGCATGAATTTGTGCCAAAATAGTTTGTGAGTACTTTCTTTCTGCAGTATATTCTCCAAATTTATCAATCAAATCCCCTGTAAAAACCACAATATCAGGATTTA
Coding sequences within it:
- a CDS encoding metallophosphoesterase: MKTNLEHSKINRIDLNEEVPSLEQAKEGTSLLWLRKICMISLILSMLPLTIYIYAFHFETKALSVTWNDIGNPNIPEGFQGVKIVQFSDTHFGPNFPHKQQQLLVDKINQLNPDIVVFTGDLIDKFGEYTAERKYSQTILAQIHAPLGKYAVFGNHDRGGGGSYLYKEYMEKAGFAVLNNETKKIKATNGEYITISGLDDFLLGKPKIQPTLQDLRVKDFNLLLVHEPDAVDQILEYPVDFQISGHSHGGQVQLPFIGPIITTLLANKYVEGLYSLEGKSKPLQLYVNRGIGTTRMPVRFLSKPELSVFSLKRTSVS
- a CDS encoding acyltransferase family protein, with the protein product MPKPLQKNGRYMVGLDSLRGLAILGVILYHINFNWMPGGFLGVTVFFVLSGYLITDILAIEWKRNKRIDLKNFWIRRARRLLPGMLVMLVIVLAWITIFHSSLLGKMRGDSLAALLYFSNWWYIYHKLSYFESFNQLSPLNHFWSLAVEEQFYVIWPFIISLAFYYIKKKSRIILFIILGAVMSALAMAILYEPGADPSRIYYGTDTRAFSLLIGAALALIWPSSRLANKIIPKARLVLDVVGGIALIIILVMFWKTNQYDPFLYRGGMVLLSLATALLVANLAHPASRIAQFLRFRPLRWMGVRSYGIYLWHYPIITLTNSGGNAGEFSFTRAILQFVLIIAVAQISWKFIENPIRQGALKNIGSKNWRMRNIALGGKLAVVGALLISTIAVLGLSTASQAKDTSQKDKAEAMQTEQKGKPKHPVAIREKPAEEPPQNKEQQEATVHTNNDQTVTAVGDSIMIDIAPYLKNTFPNIKIDAKVGRQLSKAIPVVEQLKKEGNLGNHVIIGLGTNGAFTKDQLVSLVQLIGNERKIVLINTRVPRPWESLVNEKLKEVASAYPNVTLIDWYSASAGNAAYFEPDGVHLTKAGAEAYAALVAKAVNQ